One Vibrio sp. 16 genomic window carries:
- a CDS encoding GGDEF domain-containing protein, with product MYRVTLFFLSLLIIVQLLLLVMSHFFAVDSRYDLLFETNTLFLVIYLAYISLRTVRSNSLVNYGVGLLITNSFYEVVTEITYFNDIAAQHPLVDSFLEDGLLQLSFLLLAFGITRMVNKAKENATIDELTGLYNRKKLNNITLEKFDLIYFDLDGLKLVNDTQGHAQGDIMLVRFAQALRESTSEAEQAFRLGGDEFAVVASPGAGLAFIRKINAHLEGEDIKFSYGIDSTTKTQFHQALINTDKAMYEMKKAQRGKR from the coding sequence ATGTACAGAGTCACCCTTTTCTTTCTTTCATTGCTGATCATCGTCCAATTATTACTATTGGTGATGAGTCATTTCTTCGCTGTTGATTCACGCTACGATCTGCTTTTCGAGACAAACACCCTCTTTCTGGTGATTTATTTAGCCTACATCTCTCTGCGAACAGTGCGCTCCAACTCACTGGTTAATTATGGGGTTGGCTTACTGATCACAAACAGTTTTTATGAAGTCGTCACGGAAATCACTTACTTCAACGACATCGCAGCGCAACATCCGTTGGTTGACTCGTTTCTAGAAGACGGCTTGTTACAACTTTCGTTCTTGTTGTTGGCCTTTGGCATTACTCGTATGGTCAATAAAGCGAAAGAGAACGCCACTATTGATGAGTTAACTGGGCTATACAACCGAAAAAAACTCAACAACATCACCCTCGAAAAATTTGACTTAATCTACTTTGATTTAGATGGCTTAAAGTTAGTCAACGATACACAAGGTCATGCGCAAGGCGATATTATGTTGGTTCGCTTTGCACAGGCGTTACGAGAATCGACTTCTGAGGCGGAGCAAGCGTTTAGACTGGGTGGCGATGAATTTGCTGTTGTGGCGTCGCCAGGGGCAGGACTCGCGTTCATTCGCAAGATCAACGCTCATCTAGAAGGTGAAGACATCAAGTTTAGCTATGGTATTGATTCAACAACCAAGACTCAGTTCCATCAAGCGTTAATCAATACAGATAAAGCCATGTATGAAATGAAAAAAGCTCAGCGAGGCAAGCGCTGA
- the cobB gene encoding Sir2 family NAD+-dependent deacetylase gives MKFPYRNVVILTGAGISAESGIQTFRAQDGLWEDHRIEDVATPEGFARDPDLVQDFYNKRRIMLQEPHIEPNAAHIALGQLEAELDGTVTVITQNIDNLHERGGSSNVIHMHGELLKARCSVSNQVVEELGEIKTGDLCHCCQMPSQMRPHVVWFGEMPLRMGEIYQSLEDADLFISIGTSGVVFPAAGFVHDAKMHGAHTIEINLEPSAVESEFEEKRYGKASVEVPKLVEEILALQKPQAKHA, from the coding sequence ATGAAGTTTCCGTATCGTAATGTCGTAATTCTCACTGGAGCAGGGATCTCAGCTGAATCAGGTATTCAAACTTTTCGAGCGCAAGATGGCTTGTGGGAAGATCACCGCATAGAAGATGTCGCGACCCCTGAAGGATTTGCCCGCGACCCTGATCTTGTTCAAGATTTCTATAATAAACGCCGCATCATGCTACAAGAACCGCATATTGAACCCAATGCAGCTCACATCGCATTAGGGCAACTGGAAGCCGAGCTAGACGGGACGGTAACCGTGATTACACAGAACATCGATAACCTACATGAGCGAGGTGGCAGCTCGAACGTCATTCACATGCATGGCGAACTCCTAAAAGCACGTTGCAGCGTATCGAATCAAGTGGTTGAAGAGTTGGGTGAAATCAAAACGGGCGATCTTTGTCATTGCTGTCAAATGCCATCTCAAATGCGACCTCATGTTGTTTGGTTTGGCGAAATGCCATTACGAATGGGCGAGATTTATCAATCCCTAGAAGACGCAGATCTGTTCATTTCGATTGGTACATCAGGGGTTGTTTTCCCCGCTGCTGGATTTGTTCACGATGCCAAAATGCATGGTGCCCACACAATAGAAATCAATTTAGAGCCAAGTGCTGTTGAGAGTGAGTTTGAAGAGAAGCGTTATGGAAAAGCCAGTGTGGAAGTTCCGAAACTGGTTGAGGAAATCCTAGCTTTGCAGAAACCTCAAGCAAAGCACGCATAA